A window of the Brassica oleracea var. oleracea cultivar TO1000 chromosome C1, BOL, whole genome shotgun sequence genome harbors these coding sequences:
- the LOC106300579 gene encoding transcriptional regulator SUPERMAN — protein sequence MERSNNIEWRNNFYGRSRISPWSYGDYDNYQQDHEYLLGFSWPPRSYTCSFCKREFRSAQALGGHMNVHRRDRARLRLQQSSSSSSTPSPPYPNPNYSYPSMATSPPPPLTLFPTLSPPSSPGYGPCLARPLSPKSKHLPENTCETMKPSLVLEAAEAKSLGKKDARRFLKNEEIISLDLEIGVINESEQDLDLELRLGFA from the coding sequence ATGGAAAGATCAAACAACATAGAGTGGAGGAACAACTTCTATGGTCGTTCAAGAATTTCACCATGGAGCTATGGGGATTATGATAATTACCAACAGGATCATGAGTATCTTCTAGGGTTTTCATGGCCACCAAGATCCTATACTTGCAGCTTCTGCAAAAGGGAATTCAGATCGGCTCAAGCACTTGGTGGCCACATGAATGTTCACAGAAGAGACAGAGCCAGACTCAGATTACAACAGTCTTCATCATCATCTTCAACACCTTCTCCTCCTTACCCTAACCCTAATTACTCTTACCCTTCCATGGCTACCTCTCCTCCTCCTCCTCTAACCCTATTCCCAACCCTTTCGCCTCCTTCCTCACCTGGTTATGGGCCATGTTTGGCCCGTCCCTTGAGCCCCAAGTCTAAACATCTACCAGAAAACACTTGTGAGACTATGAAGCCATCTCTTGTTTTGGAGGCTGCGGAAGCCAAAAGTTTGGGCAAGAAAGATGCTCGCAGGTTCTTGAAAAATGAAGAAATCATCAGCTTGGACCTCGAGATTGGTGTGATCAACGAGTCAGAGCAAGATCTAGATCTAGAGCTCCGTTTGGGTTTTGCTTAG